The following coding sequences lie in one Arachis hypogaea cultivar Tifrunner chromosome 9, arahy.Tifrunner.gnm2.J5K5, whole genome shotgun sequence genomic window:
- the LOC112712865 gene encoding uncharacterized protein isoform X2 yields MINPKLYLPFILLFIFHLFSHVLTRKISEGGFMVYPMGLKPIPVPTPGSPPPRPPPPPPDWPPPRRRRGPPPRRRPGPPPRPNLLPYHTDLLGYHSNAFQGIKKNPMYTSHLVGYYPYYDYQPYIPFLVPSTTSNHYTHTSTPPALISMQDTIGVEYFDKDVGNNFFKHPTLLKDLERGQRHDPAYVDHKRRKGTSIIFRI; encoded by the exons ATGATTAACCCAAAGCTCTACCTTccctttattcttctttttatttttcacttaTTCTCTCATGTCTTGACACGAAAAATATCTGAGG GCGGATTCATGGTATATCCAATGGGATTAAAACCAATTCCTGTGCCGACTCCGGGTTCACCTCCGCCGCGCCCCCCACCACCGCCTCCCGATTGGCCGCCTCCTCGGCGGCGGCGTGGTCCACCTCCTCGGCGGCGTCCTGGTCCACCTCCTCGTCCTAATTTGCTACCTTATCATACTGATTTGTTGGGTTACCATTCTAATGCCTTTCAAGGGATTAAGAAAAACCCTATGTATACGTCTCACCTAGTTGGCTACTATCCTTATTATGATTATCAACCTTATATTCCTTTTCTGGTGCCTTCAACTACAAGCAATCACTATACTCATACATCTACCCCTCCTGCCTTAATAAGCATGCAAGATACTATTG GGGTAGAATACTTTGACAAGGATGTCGGAAACAATTTTTTCAAGCATCCAACATTGttgaaggatttggaaagagGACAAAGACATGACCCTGCATATGTAG atcacaaaagaagaaaaggaacaaGTATAATTTTTAGGATTTAA
- the LOC112712865 gene encoding uncharacterized protein isoform X1: protein MINPKLYLPFILLFIFHLFSHVLTRKISEGGFMVYPMGLKPIPVPTPGSPPPRPPPPPPDWPPPRRRRGPPPRRRPGPPPRPNLLPYHTDLLGYHSNAFQGIKKNPMYTSHLVGYYPYYDYQPYIPFLVPSTTSNHYTHTSTPPALISMQDTIGVEYFDKDVGNNFFKHPTLLKDLERGQRHDPAYVDKYEDDEHEVRHSEVDWETFMYLHPKHLP, encoded by the exons ATGATTAACCCAAAGCTCTACCTTccctttattcttctttttatttttcacttaTTCTCTCATGTCTTGACACGAAAAATATCTGAGG GCGGATTCATGGTATATCCAATGGGATTAAAACCAATTCCTGTGCCGACTCCGGGTTCACCTCCGCCGCGCCCCCCACCACCGCCTCCCGATTGGCCGCCTCCTCGGCGGCGGCGTGGTCCACCTCCTCGGCGGCGTCCTGGTCCACCTCCTCGTCCTAATTTGCTACCTTATCATACTGATTTGTTGGGTTACCATTCTAATGCCTTTCAAGGGATTAAGAAAAACCCTATGTATACGTCTCACCTAGTTGGCTACTATCCTTATTATGATTATCAACCTTATATTCCTTTTCTGGTGCCTTCAACTACAAGCAATCACTATACTCATACATCTACCCCTCCTGCCTTAATAAGCATGCAAGATACTATTG GGGTAGAATACTTTGACAAGGATGTCGGAAACAATTTTTTCAAGCATCCAACATTGttgaaggatttggaaagagGACAAAGACATGACCCTGCATATGTAG ATAAATATGAGGATGATGAACATGAAGTGAGGCATTCAGAAGTTGACTGGGAAACTTTCATGTATTTGCATCCAAAACATCTACCATGA